In Thermorudis peleae, a genomic segment contains:
- a CDS encoding GlsB/YeaQ/YmgE family stress response membrane protein yields the protein MNLNPGGIIGWIIVGLIAGWLAGRLTGHGHGFIGDLILGLIGAFVGGFIFSFFGVSGTAGLIGSIIVATIGAVIVVVVVRALTGGRTTV from the coding sequence ATGAACCTGAACCCTGGTGGGATTATTGGCTGGATTATTGTCGGCCTGATTGCCGGTTGGCTCGCCGGCCGCCTGACCGGACACGGCCACGGCTTCATCGGCGACCTGATCCTCGGGCTGATCGGCGCCTTCGTCGGCGGCTTCATCTTCTCCTTCTTCGGAGTCTCCGGCACCGCTGGCCTGATCGGCAGCATCATCGTCGCCACGATCGGCGCGGTGATCGTCGTGGTCGTCGTGCGGGCGCTGACGGGCGGCCGCACCACGGTCTAG
- a CDS encoding YggT family protein, whose translation MAESFTPPPEERVEQVRVERTVGQTPAGEPVARERVVRVARDRGAEQQLTAFKLGQLLWTIAGIIIVLILLRAVLELIGANAANGFVHLIYSVTGPLVRPFRGIVSNPQSGRMVLDVAALIAVIVYAFVTWAIVRLLEVAFFNTRSRTVVDAERRMTRE comes from the coding sequence ATGGCTGAGTCCTTCACGCCGCCGCCCGAAGAGCGCGTTGAGCAGGTTCGCGTCGAGCGCACGGTCGGACAGACGCCGGCCGGCGAGCCGGTCGCCCGCGAGCGCGTCGTCCGTGTCGCACGAGACCGCGGCGCCGAGCAGCAACTCACGGCCTTCAAGCTGGGCCAGCTTCTCTGGACGATCGCGGGGATCATCATCGTCCTGATCCTGCTCCGCGCCGTGCTCGAGCTGATTGGCGCAAACGCGGCAAACGGCTTCGTCCATCTCATCTACAGCGTCACCGGGCCGCTCGTTCGGCCGTTCCGTGGCATCGTCAGCAACCCGCAGAGCGGGCGCATGGTGCTCGACGTCGCCGCGCTCATCGCCGTCATCGTCTACGCGTTCGTCACGTGGGCGATCGTCCGGCTGCTCGAAGTGGCGTTCTTCAACACCCGCTCTCGCACTGTTGTCGACGCCGAACGGCGGATGACCCGCGAGTGA